DNA sequence from the Leuconostoc lactis genome:
GTCCCCATGGCCTTTGCCAAATTAATGGCTGCTTGCGTCATTTCATCTTGGACTTTTTGTGACAAGTACTGTGGTGGGTACACTGACATTGAATCGCCTGAATGAACACCTGCACGTTCGATATGCTCCATGATACCTGGAATAACTGCGGTTTCACCATCTGACAGAACGTCCACTTCTGCTTCTTGTCCTACCAAGTAAGAATCAATCAAAACGGGGTGGTCATTTGACACCTTCACAGCACGTTGCATATAGTCTTGTAATTCATCATCTGATGAGACAATCTCCATTGCCCGACCACCTAACACATAAGATGGGCGAATCAACACCGGATAGCCAATCTCTTGGGCCGCTGCTAAGGCCTCTGCAACTGTGGTAGCTGTTTTACCAATGGGTTGTGGCAATTGTAATTGTTTAATGACTTGATCAAAGGCTTCACGATCTTCGGCACGATTCAAGTCTTCAACGGTTGTGCCTAGAATATGGACACCATTTTCAAACAAGGGTTGTGCCAAATTGATCGCTGTTTGACCACCAAACTGCACCACAACACCCAAAGGTTGTTCTAAGTCAATCACATTCAAAACATCTTCAAGCGTCAAAGGCTCAAAGTATAACTTGTCTGAGATTGAAAAATCTGTTGAGACCGTTTCAGGGTTCGAGTTCATGATAATGGCTTCGTAACCGGCCCGTTGGATCGCCTTAACGGCATGCACGGTCGCGTAATCAAATTCCACGCCTTGCCCGATACGAATTGGTCCTGAACCGAGTACGATAACAGATGGCTTATCCGACTTCACGGATTCATTTTCACGTTCATAAGTGGCATAGAAATAAGGCGTTTGTGACTCAAATTCAGCTGCCACCGTATCCACCATCTTATAAACTGGGATAATGCCGGCTTCTTGGCGTAGTTGACGAATTTCTGCCGTTGATTTTTGCCAGAGACCTGCAATGGTTTCATCTGCAAAACCATTTTTCTTCGCGTAGTGTAGGTAATCTAAATCACCAACATGCGCTGCCAAATCACGTTCGATTTCAATGATGTGTGACACCTTATCCAGGAAGAATTCATCGATTTGTGTTTTATCATGAATTGTTTCGATGCTGACACCACGACGCAACAAGTCAGCAATCATGAACAAACGATCATCACGTGCAGGCATCAAAGCATCAAGCAACGCTTCATCTGTCATATCATCATATGTGATGTCATTTAAGCCTGTTGCACCGATTTCAAGCGATCGCACGGCTTTTAACATGGCTTCTTCCATGTTACGACCAATTGCCATGACTTCACCAGTGGCCTTCATTTGCGTGCCTAAACGGCGATCCGCTGTGGCAAACTTATCAAATGGCCAACGTGGAATTTTAAAGACCACATAGTCTAATGCTGGTTCAAATTCGGCCTTAGTCGTGCCAGTGACAGGGTTAATAATTTCATCTAACGTCAACCCAACCGCAATTTTGGCAGCCATTTTAGCAATTGGATAACCTGTTGCTTTGGAAGCCAACGCTGATGACCGTGAAACACGTGGGTTGACTTCAATAATGTAATACTTATAAGACTTTGGATCCAACGCCATTTGAATATTCACGCCACCTTCAATTTTCAAGGCGCGGATGATTTTCAAGGCTGAATCACGCATCATTTGCACTTCACGATCTGACAAAGTTTGCACTGGTGCCGTCACAATTGAATCACCCGTGTGGATACCAACAGGATCAAAGTTTTCCATGGATGCCACGACCAGCGCATTATCATTGGCATCACGCATCACTTCAAATTCAATTTCTTTATAGCCCGCAATTGAACGTTCAATCAACACTTGCGTCACAGGTGACAATTCCAAACCATTGGCGGCAATTTCGACTAACTCGTCATGCGTGGTTGCAATCCCACCACCCGTACCACCTAAGGTATAGGCAGGACGAACAATCACTGGATAGCCATGCGTGTCGGCAAATGCCAAGGCTTGTTCCAAAGTAGTCGCAATCGTTGATTCAGGAATCGGTTCATTCAAACGTTCCATCAAATCCTTAAACGCTTCACGGTCTTCCGCTTCTTCAATAGCCGTGAGCTTTGTCCCTAGCAATTCGATATGCAAATCATCCAAGATACCTGCTTCAGACAAATCCTTGGCCATGTTCAAGCCAGTTTGGCCACCAAGTGTTGGTAGAATGGCATCTGGTCGCTCCTTACGCAAAATACGTTCGATGAAATCAATTGAAATTGGTTCAACATAAACCTTATCAGCGATTTCTGCATCCGTCATAATTGTGGCGGGGTTTGAGTTCACCAAAATGACTTGGTAGCCTTCTTCCTTCAAGCTCAAGGCTGCTTGCGTCCCTGAATAATCAAATTCAGCAGCTTGTCCAATCACAATTGGGCCAGAACCAATCACCAATACTTTGTTAATGTCTGTACGCTTAGGCATTTTGTGTTGTCTCCTTTTGTGCTTCAGCAATCATGTTCAAAAAATCATCGAATAAATATTCCGCATCGTGTGGCCCTGGGGCAGCATCAGGATGGAATTGAACTGAGAAAGCGTGGTGGTTCTTGAGGCGCAAGCCTTCAACTGTTAAATCGTTGATTTCTTCATGGGTTACTTCGAGGTTGGTGTCCCCCAAGCTATCACGATCCACGGCATAGCCGTGGTTTTGTGAGGTAAAGTCCAAACGTTCATGGGTCAAATGGCGCACAGCGTGGTTAAAGCCACGATGGCCAAATTTCATTTTATAAGTTTGGGCGCCGTTAGCCAGCGCAAATAACTGATGACCGAGGCAAATCCCCATCAATGGCAACTGCTCTTGTAACGTTTGAATGGTTGGAATGGCATACGCAGCATCTTCAGGGTTACCAGGGCCATTTGACAAAAGTACGCCGTCTGGATTCGCTGCTAGCACCGTTTCGGCTGAAACATCTGCTGGAAAGACCATCACGTTAGCGCCACGTTTTGCTAAAGCGCGCAAAATCGAGTTCTTCAAACCAAAATCAATCAAGGCGATTGACACACCATCCGTTGGATTTTGATATTGCGTCTTCGTCGTCGCTTCGGCAACCAAATCTGCTGATGTTTCAAAATCACGCAATTGCGCAAACACATCATCCGTCACTTCATCAACCAAAGCCGCCTTCATGGCGCCTTGGTCACGCAATTCACGCGTCAAAGCACGCGTATCAACGCCAGTAATCCCTGGCATCCCCATGCGTTCAGCCCATTCCGTCAAACTCATCATTTGTCGCCAGTTACTTGGGCGACGGGCAATTTCATGTACAACAATGGCTGAGGCTGCTGGCCGTAAACTTTCAAAGTCATCACGGTTGATGCCGTAATTACCAATTAAAGGATAAGTGAAGACAATCATTTCACCACGATAGGATAAATCTGTGATTGATTCTTGATAGCCTGACATACCGGTGTTAAATACCAGTTCGGCCATCACGTCTGTCTCAGCCCCAAAGGCTTCACCTTCATAGATCGATCCATTTTCAAGTACTAAATATCGCTTTTTCATTTGTCCCTTATCCTTACTGTAATTTACGTTCTGCAGTGTCATGCTTGATACACAAGGTCACCAGCAACCCAAGTCGCCATTGTGCGACCATAAACTGGCCAACCCACAAACGGCGTGTTTATACCGAGTGATTTAAAGTCTGCTTCAGCAATCGTGTCCCGTGCTGCTAAATCAAACAAGACCAAATCGGCCGTTTCGCCAGCAGCAATTTGGGTTGGCGCTTGCAAACCAAAGGTCGTAGCCGGCGCAATCAACATGCGGTGGATCAACGTTTCCAACGTCATTACCCCTGATTTCACCAAATGCGTATAAAGCAATTGGAAGCTCGTTTCAATGCCCGTAATGCCGAATGGGGCTGTTTTAAAGGATTGTGCCTTTTCTGCCGTCCCGTGTGGCGCATGGTCAGTCGCTACCATGTCAATCGTGCCGTCCAGCAAACCTGCTAACACCGCTTCACGATCGGCTTGCGAACGTAGCGGTGGATTCATCTTGAACAAGGCGTTATCCCCAGTAATATCTGAATCAGCTAATAAAAGATGGTGTGGTGATACTTCAGCCGTCACATGCACGCCTTGTGCCTTCGCTAAACGCACGAGTTCAACAGACGTTTTCGTTGAAATATGAGCCACGTGGTAATGCACCCCAGTTGCTTGCGCTAGGACAAGATCACGTGCAAGCTGTGCGCTTTCGGCTAATCCTGTAATACCTGGTAATTGCAATTTATTGGCCGTTTCGCCAGCATTCATCACGCCACCATGGAGTAAGGAATCATCTTCTAAGTGCGCAACCAATGGCTTATTGACGCTAGCTGCTGCCGTCATGGCTTGCAGCATCGTATCGGCTGTTTGCACCCCTTTCCCATCATTACTGAAGGCAACTGCCCCAGCGGCTGACATGCCTGCAATATCTGAAACCGTCTGGTCCGTTAATCCAGCTGAAATAGCGCCATATTGTTCGACATGGACAACCCCGTTTTTGGCATTTAACGCAACCTGTTGGGCAACCCGTTCAGGACTATCCGGTACTGGATTGAGATTTGGCATGGCAACAACGGTTGTAAAACCGCCGCGAGCCGCTGCTGCCGAACCAGAAGCAATCGTTTCTTTATACGTAAAGCCTGGTTCACGGAAATGCACATGCACGTCCACCAAGCCATTGGTCAGAAAAGCGCCATTGGCATCAAATACCTCTGCCGTAGGGGCTGTGATTGTTTCGGCGACTTGCGCAATTTTTTGACCATCGATCAAGACATCGTGTTGCTTAAGCTCACCGTCTACGAGCAGGTTTGCGTTTTTAATCAGCTGCATGTTCAGTCTCCATTGTATATTCTAAGATTGCCATTCTGGCATAAACACCGTTCGTCATTTGCTCAAAGATGCGAGATTTTGGGGCTTCCACCAAGTCGTCTGCGATTTCGACATCGCGATTGACTGGGGCTGGATGCATCACAATCGCAGTCGCTTTCAAACGTGCATAACGCGCCTGATTTAAGCCATATTGTTCGTGATACTGTCTAGCTGAAAAACTTAAGTTTTCCGTTTGGGTAATCCGTTCATGCTGAACGCGGAGAAACATGACCACATCCTGTTTGTCCCAATCTTCATCAATGGCGACGAAGTGACCAAATTGTTGAAAATCATCAGGTAACCAACTGTCCGGTCCTGAGAATGTGACGTTGGCACCTAATTGATGTAGGATTTCCGCATTGGAGCGTGCCACCCGTGAATGTAACAAATCGCCAACAATTCGGATATGCAACCCATCAAAATGACCAAATTGTTCATAAATGGTCACCAAGTCAAGCAAACTTTGAGAAGGATGTTGTCCACTCCCATCACCCGCGTTGACTAATTGTGGGATGGGATGGCCAGCTGCTTCAAGCACTGGCACATACCAATCATTGACGGCATGCCGGACTACCGCAACATCAATGCCGATCGCTTTGAGGGTTTTGAGGGTATCTGCTAAACTTTCCCCTTTTGACATCGAACTGGTTTGTGGATCAAGCACAATTTGATGATAGCCCAGCTTGTTTTCAGCCATCTGAAAACTTGTATGCGTTCGGGTTGAATTTTCAAAAAAAAGATTGGCAACGGTGAATGGTACCTGGTTTGGCGTTGCACCAGCTTTTAAGGCCAATGCCCGTTGCACCAACTTTAACACATCACCACGATCGAGTGCATTTATATTCAGAAAATTTCGCATAATACCCCTCTTTATACAAAAACCGCGTAAGTCGGCAGACTTACGCGGTTCTAGAAAATTACGGTCAATAGTATAGACTACGACCCCGAGTATCTAAATGCCTTGCAAGTCTCTCTGGACTTAATTAAAGGTTTTATCGTTTCACATATAGTAGCATTTTTTTGGCTCAGTTGCAAATGCTATTTTGCAAAGAAATGCTTATTTTGTTGGTTGACGTTTGCTTTAGCTGTTTGATTTGAGTTCCAGAATGGGACAATCACCTTACCTTCAATATGCTTAGCATCAACGAAACCAAAGTAACGGCCGTCATTAGAAACTGAGCGATGATCACCCATTACGAAATATTCTCCGGCTGGCACTTTCACCTTGTTACGATCCTTCTTTTGCCACAAATCACTTGCTGAAAGACTCGCTAATGACCAGTTCTTACCAAATGACATCTCTGTGCCTTCGGTCCGTTCATTAATCCCAATATAGTCTTGGTTAACTTGCTTACCGTTAACGTAAAGATTTGAGTCCTTATAAGAGATGGTATCCCCAGGAACACCAATAATACGCTTCACGTAATCTTTTTCACCAGGCCGAATTCTTGGATCTTCCTGACGCGCATCAAAAACAACCACATCGCCTCGTTGATACTTAGCAATCTTATTCAAAATCACTAACTCGTTGTTTTGCAAATTAGGCGTCATTGATGGGCCACTGACGTGAACAAAAGTAAATAGAAACGTGCGAATCAAGATGACAATAATTAACGCTGTACCAATTGGCACAAGCCATTCTTTGAAAAACTCAAAAAACTTCTTTAACATCATTTTCCTCTTTCATAACACAGTACGCTGTCATCACGTACTATGCTGTAATTTAGCGACGCAAAGCTGCGTAAGCATCCGCTACTGGCTTTGTGACAATATGATTTAACTCAGTCAACAATGTATTCAAAGCTTGTTCAGCCGACAACAATGCCGTGATTGTGTCATTTTTTTGTACTTTTTCAGCAACAGCATTCCACTCTTTTTCTTGTTCCACTGTTGGTTGTTGTTGCGTTTGCATCATTTGTTGCACAGCCATTTGGATGTCTTGGAATTGATCAAACAATGCCTTCGCTTCTGCATCAGCTTGGATCGCATCAAATGCTGCTTGCCAGGCTGTATATTGTGGGGTTGTCTTTAAAACATTTGCCATTTCGTTGGCGTTGTCATAAATGTTAACTGTCATATTATTATCCTCTTATTTTTAATTTTTTACGTCACGTGATTATTGGCCACCAAAGAGGCCTTTAACTGCTTGCCAAGCTTTGCCAGCACCATTAACTGCTTGATTGACCCCATTTGAGAAATCCGATCCCAAACGGCCCCAATCAATCCCTTGACTCGCCTGATTGTTATTATTTGACGCGCTATTTGGATTGGTGACTGAGAAGTCCGTCTCTGGCGTATTAGGCAAAACTTGTTGGAGTGAGTATTTCACCAATGGACCCATTGTTGCGGTTAGGCCCAAAGGTAAACTATTATCTTTATTCTTCGTATCTAAGCCCATCCAATAGGCAGACACCACATCTTTCGTGTAGGCCAGCGCCCATGAGTCCTTCGATGATTGGGCATTTTGCGTATCATTGGAATTTTCAGTGGTCCCTGTTTTACCTGCAATGGTAAAGCCGCGTGGCGCGGCGCCAAGACCCGTCCCGTTGGTGTAAGTTCCAAGCATCATCCGCGTCATATTGTCAGCAACACGTGAGCTGATGACACGTGTTTGCTTTGCTTTTGGCTGTGAGACAATCACTTTACCTGTGGCATCGACAATCTTAGTAATGAAGTGCGCATCACTCATCACCCCATCATTGGCAAAAGCGGTGTAAGCTTGTGCCATTTGAATGGGTGACACACCGTTCGTTAAGCCGCCCAATGCCAATGAGAGATTTTTATCTTTCTCGGTTAACGGCAAGCCAAACTTTCTGGCACTGACATACCCAGCATTAACACCAATTTTATTAAGTAAGTAAACAGCCGGCACGTTATACGAGTGCGCCAGGGCTGAATACATCGGTACGTCTGCTGTTTGCACATCTAAGGCATTATGCACCGAATAATGGTTCGTCCCAAAGGTCCGCGTCGTGTTTGGTAGCATGGTATCGATGCTGTAACCGCGTTCTAAAGCTGGCGCATAAACGGCAATCGGCTTAATGGCCGAACCTGGCGAAAGCTTTGACTGCGTGGCATAATTAAAGCCGCGGAAGGTATGCGTCTCTTCTCGCGCACCAACGAGCGCGCGCACGCCACCAGTTTTGGCATTCAGAATCACACTAGCCGCCTGCGCGTCAGTATTGTAATTAAACATCGCTGGATTATCAAAATCCGTTTGCAAATGCTTCTGATCTTGCTGGTTCAACGTTGTATAAATCTTATAGCCACGGTTCATGACGTCTGTTTCGGTCAACCCATACGTTTGAATCGCTTCATTGATGACGGCATCAAAGAACCACGGATAACGATAATTATTTTGACTATTATACGTATCGCGTAACGTCATCGGCGCGGCTTTGGCCAACTTATACTCAGAGGCCGATAACTTTTTATTGGCAACCATTGTGCCAAGTACCACATTCCGCCGGTCGAGCGCGGCTTGTGGGTGATCAATCGGATTATACAATGCCGGACTTGGCAACATGGCCGTTAAGGTTGCTGCTTGAGACGTGGTTAAATCACGGGCATGCACTCCAAAATACTTTTGCGCGGCATCTTCAACACCCCAAACACCATGACCAAACCAAGCATTATTCAGATACATGGTGAGAATCTGATTTTTGGTATACACTTGCTCAACCTGCATCGACAAGAAAATTTCCTTGGCTTTACGCGTCATCGTTTGTTCTTGCGTCAAGTAGGCATTCTTCACCAACTGTTGTGTTAAGGTTGAGCCACCACCGGCGATTGCTGACGAGCCCGTCAACTTATTTTTCAAGTTGAGAACCACCGCCCGCAAAATGCCTTTAATGGAAAAGCCATGTTCTTTGTAAAAATTACGATCTTCACTCGATATGACCGCATCACGCATATTTTGCGAAATACTATCATAACTGACATAAGTCCCTTTTTGCGAATACAATTCACCCGCTTTATCACCCGCATCATCATACACTGACGTGGTTTGCGCCAGCGTAGCTTGCAGGTTCTGCACGCGGGCAGTTTTCGCGAGGACCACTAGATACACACTCATTAGTAGAAAACCGGTCAAAAAGATAACCACCAGCAATCGCCACAACTGCCAACGCTGGGCAACCGGCCTGATCTTATCACGCATTTTCTGAATCAATTGCTTCAACGCCTTCATACCTTAACCTATCAAAGCTGACCAGCGAGCCGTCAGCACTTCCGCGCTTGCTTCATCTGGACTGGTGACATAAATGGTGTCAAAACCGGCCAACGTTGCGACAACTTCTGACAAATGGGCATCGTCAATAATCCCTGCAACAGCATTACCACTAGAATCTGTCGTCTTAATAATCGTCATAAATTGCACGCGCTTGACAAAAATGGCATATTCAGCAATTGCTGAATCCACAGCATTTGCTGTCACCGGATTACCAGTTTGCTCATCATCTGATGATAGTTGTTGATAGCGTAGTTGGCCGTCAATATCTTTAATGCGGACAATTCCTAATGCTCGAATATCACGAGAAATTGTTGTTTGCGTCGTCTCAACTTGATTTTTCAATAACTCACTGAGTAAATCTTCTTGGCTTGTAATCACTTGATTTTGAATAATCTCAAGGATTAAGGCCTGCCGTTGTTGTTTTGAAATCATATTTTTCTCCTACATGAGAATAAATGCTACTACTTTAAGCAGCGGCCACGCAACACCTGGTTACATTTCTTCTGGCGCTTTCACACCAAGCAAACGCAAGCTTTCTGTCAACACAATTGTAACGGCTTCAACCAAGGCTAAACGTGCTTGCAATTGGTCATCATCCGTCAAAATCTTTGAGTTGGCATAGTACTTATTAAAGGCGCGTGATAGCGTCAAAGCATACTTGGCAATGATGCTAGCTTCGCGTTGTTGCCAAGCACGTTGCACCGTAGCAGGGAAGCTGTTCAACGTCGTGATAATATCCCAAGTCATTGGGTCATCAAGCGTCACCGCATCCAAGCTAACTGAAACAGGCGCCTTACGCAAAATTGACTTAGCACGGGCATTGGTATATTGCACGTATGGTCCCGTATCACCTTCAAAGCGCACCACTTCTTCCAAGTTAAAGTCAAAGTTGTTGGTACGGTCATTCATCAAATCGTGGAAGACGACGGCACCCGCACCAACTTGTTCGGCAACCTCTTCCTTATTTTCAAGAGTTGGGTTCTTTTCTTGGATTTGCTTCAAAGCCAAATCATGGGCGTCATTTAAGACGTCCTTCAACAAGACAACATCACCCTTACGCGTTGACATTTTCTTACCGTTAAAGGTGATCAAGCCAAAGGAAATGTGTTCAACATCATCGGCCCACTCAAAGCCCATCAATGACAACACAGCCTTCATTTGAACGAAATGTTCCCGTTGTTCACCACCCACAACATACAAAGACTTGGCAAAATCATACGTATCCTTACGGTAAACTGCCGCCGCCAAATCACGGGTCATGTACAAAGTCGCCCCATCTGTGCGCTTAATCATGGCAGGTGTCAAGTTCGGGTTGATATCTGACAAATCAACAATTTGCGCCCCTTGCGACGTGACCAACAAGTCCTTTTCCGTCAACTGGTCCACAACTGTGTCCATTTTGTCATTGTAGAATGCTTCACCGTTGAATGAATCAAACCCAATGTCTAAGCGATCATAGATTTCTGTAAATTCTTTCAGTGATTCTTCACGGAACCATGCCCATAATGCCAACGCTTCTTCGTCACCATCTTCAAGCTTTTTAAACCAAGCCCGACCAGCATCGTTCAAACTGTCATCTTCCTTGGCCTTGTCGTGGAATTCAACGTAATAACGCAACAACGTCGCAATCGGATCAGCTTTCACTTCATCTTCTGATCCCCAAGTCTTGTAAGCATAAATCAACTTACCAAACTGTGTGCCCCAATCACCCAAATGGTTGATTTTGATGGGTTGGTAACCGTTTTTGGCTGTGATATTGGCCAAAGCGTTCCCAATCACAGTCGAACGCAAGTGGCCCATTGACATTGGCTTGGCAATGTTCGGTGATGACATGTCAATCGTGACATTTTCACCTTGACCGTCGGTGTTGTTACCGTAGTCTGCCTTTAATGTCAAAATCGTTTGCAAGGTCTCACGAGATGTTGCCACTTTATCCAAAAAGAAATTGACATAAGGGCCAGTTGCGACAACCTTTTCAAAACCAGTTTGGTCAATTTCTGCCACAATATTAGCGGCGATTTGTTGTGGCGCTTGTCGCAAAACTTTGGCCAACGTAAACGTTGGAAATGCGACATCACCTAATTCTGATGATTTTGGTGCTTCTAATTTTTCAGCAATTTCTGATGCTGTTAAATCTGTCAACACTGCTGCAAGTGCTGAGACAACTTGTGTGTTATCTGCCATGTGTCCATATCCTTTTTTATATTAGTTTTTATTATACCGTATTTTTTGCCTGCAAAATAAAAACTCGTCTCTTGATGTATCACAAGAGACGAGTTTTCACCCGCGGTACCACTCTAATAGCTTTCGCCACTCAATATCTAATTGTTTGACTCCAAATACGCGCCGTTTCCTTCATTATCTGACTCACACCCACTCAGACTCGCTGGTAATGAATTACCGAAACATCTTTATTCTTCAACGTCAGCCTCAGCAGTTTTTGGTACTGGGGCATGCTTAATCACTTCAATTTCATCCATTCGAACCACTGCACGATGATTCATTTCGTTAACAGTGGGTTGGTCAGCCGGATCATTTTCCGTAATTTCAACCAACAATGAATTTTCATAAACTTTTTCAACTTGTCCAGTAAATGGCTTTTCCAAATTACCATAAGCTGGTGCGAGTAAAATGTCGCCAATATGATATTTAGAGGCCTTGTTTTCTTCTTCGTCTGCCATGTTTGTCAGCTGTGACGTATTGGCTGTTGCTTTATAAGTCAACAGCGCAATTGCAAGGACAATGCGCATTGCGATTTTCAACTGTCCTAGTCACATTTTCCTCCTGTAATCGATGTGTAACACCATATTTTACCACAAAAACGCCGCTATTTCAACGTGCTAATCCGTTGCATAATCTCACGCGCCAAGGTTAATTTATCTGCTTGGGGTAAAGTTTCTGCTGGCTGATTTGGCGTTAAGATCGTAATCACATTATCATCCGATGAAAAGCCAATGTTTGGCGAACTGACATCATTGACGATCAACATATCTGCCTGCTTCTTTTTCAACTTGGCTTGCCCATAGGCAATCACATCTTGGGTCTCGGCCGCAAAGCCAACAACCAACTGGTGGGCTGATTTTTGCTGCCCCGCCATTTTCAAGATATCAGGATTTTGGACAAGGGTTATCGTCAAACCGCCATCCCCTTGCTTCTTGATTTTATCTTGGGCCAGTGTGGCAGGCTTAAAGTCTGACACTGCTGCAGCCCCAATAAAAATATCTGCGGTCGGAAAAGCCGCCATCACGGCCTCATACATCGCTTGAGTTGAATCAACCATGACCTTGGTGACGCCAAAAATAGTCTGGCGATCAACCGTGGTGATGAGCGTAACCTCGGCCCCATTTTCGGCGGCAGCTTGGGCTAACGCATAGCCCATTTTACCACTTGATTTATTGGTTAAAAAACGCACCGGATCTAGCGCTTCACGCGTCCCACCAGCCGTAATCACAATCTTTTTGCCACGCAGATGGCCTGTTTGGGCGCGGAGTCGGATGGCCGCTTCTGCCAAAATGGCTTCTGGCTCTGGCAAGCGCCCTTTGGCGGCATACCCTTCTGCCAAAAAGCCCTCGGCTGGTTCAATCACCAACCAACCATCGGCCGCAAGTGTTGCCAAATTGCGGACAACCGCGGGATTGGTTAACATCACGTCATTCATGGCCGGTGCAATAATCTTTTTAGCTGTTGAGGCCATAATGGTTGCGGTTGGTGCATCATCAGCCAACCCGTTAGCCAACTTACCAATCATGTTTGCTGTGGCGGGGACGACGAAAATGATATCCGCCCACTTAGCCCAGTCAATATGCACCACCTCAGTCGTATGGCCAACAAATAAATCAGTTAGCACGTCATGCCCAGATAGAATGGCAAGTGTTTTACTGGTAATAAATTCTTGTGCTGATTGCGTCATCGCAACCCGTACATGGGACTGATCCTTCACGAGTAAACGGACAAAACTAGCAGCCTTATAAGCTGATACACTGCCTGTGACGACGACCAGCACATTTTTTTCTTTAAACATTTTCCTTACCAAGCACAGCAAAGCGTGTGCATGCCTTTAATTCTTGTGACCGCAGCTAAAATACCCGTCACTCACTGAAAAAATTGTAACATATTCTCACAACCCCTGCTGATGTCACGCAAAAAAGCGCTGGATTAACAGCGCTTTTATTTTAGGCCTTTATCAAACAACTTGCCAGCCACCGGTAATTGGCCAAGCGTTGCCATTTTCTTACTATCCACAACGACCAAATTCGTGGGTGAATTAGCTAACGTCGCGAAAGCGTTAATAGATTGGTTTTGGAAGTACTTGTCATCCGCCCCCGCCAAACCAGCTTGCACCGTATCGATTCGGTAACGTTCGGCATCCGCACGTGTTTTAGTGGCATCAGCTTCTGCTTTCGCCGTCGCCATCAACGCGTCATTTTTAGCCTTAGTTGTGAGTTCGATAGAGCGTGCCTCACCTTCGGCTTTCGCAATGGTTGCCACCCGTTCACGATCAGCCGTTAACTGCTTATCCATCGCTTCTTGGATGGAAGCTGATGGTCGTAATTCATCAATGTTGATACGATCAACATTAATGCCGTACGTGTTCGTTAAATCACCAATTGCTGAGGCGAGCTGAACGTTAATTTTGGTCGTAGATCCCAAAGCTTCATTCAATTCCATTCGACCAATGATATCACGCAAGTGACCACGCACAAGTTGCGC
Encoded proteins:
- the coaBC gene encoding bifunctional phosphopantothenoylcysteine decarboxylase/phosphopantothenate--cysteine ligase CoaBC, with product MFKEKNVLVVVTGSVSAYKAASFVRLLVKDQSHVRVAMTQSAQEFITSKTLAILSGHDVLTDLFVGHTTEVVHIDWAKWADIIFVVPATANMIGKLANGLADDAPTATIMASTAKKIIAPAMNDVMLTNPAVVRNLATLAADGWLVIEPAEGFLAEGYAAKGRLPEPEAILAEAAIRLRAQTGHLRGKKIVITAGGTREALDPVRFLTNKSSGKMGYALAQAAAENGAEVTLITTVDRQTIFGVTKVMVDSTQAMYEAVMAAFPTADIFIGAAAVSDFKPATLAQDKIKKQGDGGLTITLVQNPDILKMAGQQKSAHQLVVGFAAETQDVIAYGQAKLKKKQADMLIVNDVSSPNIGFSSDDNVITILTPNQPAETLPQADKLTLAREIMQRISTLK
- a CDS encoding SPFH domain-containing protein encodes the protein MLFFKIVPQNNAGLVETLGKYRTRKEAGLHFYVPFVQRIRNVSLAMRPLRLPDYSVITADNADIKASVTLNYHVTDAVKYMYENTDSVESMAQLVRGHLRDIIGRMELNEALGSTTKINVQLASAIGDLTNTYGINVDRINIDELRPSASIQEAMDKQLTADRERVATIAKAEGEARSIELTTKAKNDALMATAKAEADATKTRADAERYRIDTVQAGLAGADDKYFQNQSINAFATLANSPTNLVVVDSKKMATLGQLPVAGKLFDKGLK